In the genome of Paenibacillus pabuli, one region contains:
- a CDS encoding GntR family transcriptional regulator, with product MNKISLVDTAYMMLRERMVSGELMPETLLSENELAEEYQMSRTPIRHAIARLESEGYVTSLKNRGVLVKDVGGKEFLDLIEQIQSMLFYCFEMMKNPNREIYLDLESLAAHVEVQRTAEKRNDYALYTEHHFLFMREIVGSLNNGVMLNTFDSFRDKLYMYSIVRFKRTPHIKHYNAIGINRDTLQALSSHDYKAAQKVVLSLIPITRERMLATGQF from the coding sequence ATGAACAAAATATCGCTTGTCGATACAGCATACATGATGCTGCGTGAGCGAATGGTTAGCGGAGAATTGATGCCTGAAACCCTGCTATCAGAGAACGAATTGGCGGAGGAGTATCAAATGAGCCGCACACCAATCCGTCATGCCATTGCTCGTCTTGAATCAGAAGGCTATGTGACTTCTCTCAAAAATCGTGGTGTATTGGTCAAGGATGTAGGCGGGAAGGAATTTCTCGATCTGATCGAACAGATTCAATCCATGCTTTTTTACTGTTTCGAAATGATGAAAAATCCGAACAGAGAGATCTATTTAGATCTTGAATCGCTTGCAGCTCATGTTGAGGTTCAGCGAACCGCCGAGAAAAGGAATGACTATGCCTTATACACCGAACATCATTTTCTTTTTATGCGGGAGATTGTTGGATCCCTGAACAATGGCGTAATGCTAAACACATTTGACTCATTTCGGGATAAACTTTACATGTATTCCATCGTCCGCTTCAAGCGAACTCCGCATATCAAGCACTATAATGCGATCGGAATTAATCGGGATACGCTGCAAGCATTATCCAGCCATGATTATAAGGCAGCTCAAAAGGTTGTATTATCCCTCATTCCGATAACCAGAGAACGCATGCTGGCCACAGGGCAATTTTAA
- a CDS encoding GNAT family N-acetyltransferase: MNNPAHYNDELKIVFEDHEEDYHAVCSNLYQYNLRETNGLLKKPGKSINLFLRNKTGKAVGGIFCATYCYTLYIDNFWIDEEYRGNGYGESLIVQAESIAVSEGCKLSHTSTFSYQSPEFYKKMGYEVFGMIDEYPEGIIQYFLKKRL; encoded by the coding sequence ATGAATAATCCTGCCCATTATAACGATGAATTGAAAATTGTATTTGAAGATCATGAGGAGGATTACCATGCTGTCTGTAGCAATCTGTATCAATACAATTTAAGAGAAACAAATGGTCTGTTAAAGAAACCTGGAAAAAGCATCAATTTATTTCTAAGGAATAAGACAGGCAAAGCCGTAGGTGGGATCTTCTGTGCTACGTACTGCTATACTTTATATATTGATAACTTCTGGATTGATGAAGAATATAGAGGAAATGGGTATGGGGAATCATTAATCGTGCAAGCAGAGAGCATTGCTGTTAGTGAGGGCTGCAAACTTTCACACACAAGTACATTTTCTTATCAGTCTCCTGAATTTTACAAGAAGATGGGTTATGAAGTGTTTGGAATGATAGATGAATACCCGGAAGGGATTATTCAGTATTTCTTGAAGAAAAGATTGTAG
- a CDS encoding GNAT family N-acetyltransferase gives MIRLCNSMDTDAMVEIINDAAKAYQGVIPVDRYHEPYMPLEELNQEIRDGVVFWGFEENNRLWGVMGIQDKGDVALIRHAYVRTHQRGSGIGTKLLAHLVASTDKPILIGTWDSAEWAIKFYLKNGFTLVSSDEKKRLLTRYWNVPERQIETSVVLCDEKWSVVGM, from the coding sequence ATGATCAGGTTGTGCAACAGCATGGACACGGATGCCATGGTTGAAATCATTAATGATGCAGCAAAGGCCTACCAGGGTGTAATTCCTGTGGATCGCTATCATGAACCCTATATGCCATTGGAAGAATTGAATCAGGAAATCCGTGATGGCGTCGTCTTCTGGGGCTTTGAAGAAAATAATAGATTATGGGGCGTTATGGGAATTCAGGATAAAGGTGATGTTGCTTTAATCAGGCACGCATATGTAAGGACTCATCAACGGGGGAGTGGAATAGGCACCAAGCTGTTGGCTCATCTGGTGGCATCAACCGATAAACCGATATTAATAGGAACCTGGGATTCCGCAGAATGGGCTATCAAATTTTATTTGAAAAATGGCTTTACCCTAGTTTCGTCGGATGAGAAGAAGCGGTTATTAACTCGATACTGGAACGTCCCCGAAAGACAAATCGAGACCTCTGTCGTTTTATGTGACGAGAAATGGAGCGTTGTTGGAATGTAG
- a CDS encoding DUF6886 family protein: MLYHFSEVSDIQVFIPKEKQNRAEFPAVVWAIDEEHEYSYYFPRDCPRIICKKTDTISVENKEKFFKHSNAELIVTVESSWYPRIMNQILYRYHFDDTHFELFDPTAGYYISDQVTKPLQIDRMDGLMERLFKKGIELRFTPNLYPLREAILTSDFKEFGIHRFNNATKVLE; this comes from the coding sequence ATGCTTTATCATTTTAGCGAGGTTTCAGATATCCAAGTTTTTATTCCAAAAGAGAAACAAAATAGAGCTGAATTTCCTGCAGTGGTGTGGGCTATTGATGAAGAGCATGAATATTCATATTACTTTCCAAGAGATTGCCCGAGAATCATTTGCAAAAAGACAGACACGATAAGTGTTGAGAATAAGGAGAAGTTTTTCAAACATTCTAATGCAGAACTCATCGTTACGGTTGAAAGTTCATGGTATCCGAGGATTATGAATCAGATCTTATACAGGTACCATTTCGATGACACCCATTTTGAACTCTTTGATCCAACGGCGGGCTACTACATTTCTGATCAGGTTACCAAGCCTCTACAAATAGACCGCATGGATGGTTTAATGGAGAGATTATTTAAGAAAGGAATAGAACTCCGATTTACTCCAAATCTGTATCCACTGAGAGAGGCGATACTTACATCGGATTTCAAAGAATTTGGAATACATAGATTTAATAATGCAACGAAAGTTTTAGAGTGA
- a CDS encoding HAD family hydrolase — translation MNLSSIGGISIQYPIVVLDLDGTLLNTDKQISKRNYEAMVTCSKQGIRFIYATARPPRAVRLLLPEELLHRGSFIYYNGAYIHCNYTGIQQYEHIDPAITAELINYGMEINNELGLSLEVEDQWISLKEYDYRTLMRVKENPTIKSLEELKGIAATKILFTGFKDIDLLREKFASRLNILVTDGGHLVQISSIKASKENALRILCKAMKIKLEDVMVFGDDFNDIGLFEICGWSVAMGNAIEELKILSKEITDTNDSDGVARVLERMLI, via the coding sequence GTGAACTTGAGTAGCATAGGGGGGATTTCTATACAGTATCCAATAGTAGTATTAGATTTGGATGGAACATTACTCAACACAGATAAACAAATTTCGAAACGAAATTATGAGGCAATGGTGACATGCTCTAAACAAGGGATCAGATTTATTTATGCTACAGCACGTCCACCAAGAGCAGTAAGGTTGCTTTTACCTGAGGAACTGCTCCATAGAGGTTCTTTTATATATTACAATGGAGCCTATATCCACTGCAATTACACTGGTATTCAACAATATGAACACATAGACCCTGCGATCACTGCTGAATTAATAAATTATGGCATGGAGATTAACAATGAACTGGGTTTAAGCCTTGAAGTGGAGGATCAATGGATTAGTTTAAAAGAATATGACTATAGAACGCTTATGAGAGTCAAAGAAAACCCTACTATAAAATCATTAGAAGAGCTCAAAGGTATTGCTGCAACAAAAATACTATTTACGGGATTCAAGGATATAGATCTTCTCAGAGAGAAGTTCGCATCCAGATTAAATATTTTGGTTACAGACGGTGGTCATCTTGTTCAAATCTCATCAATTAAAGCCTCCAAAGAAAATGCATTGAGAATTTTATGTAAGGCAATGAAAATAAAACTTGAAGATGTAATGGTTTTTGGTGATGATTTTAATGATATCGGGCTATTTGAAATATGTGGTTGGTCGGTAGCCATGGGTAATGCAATTGAAGAGTTGAAGATTCTCTCGAAAGAGATCACTGATACGAATGATTCTGACGGAGTTGCGAGAGTGTTGGAACGGATGTTGATTTGA
- a CDS encoding glutathione peroxidase, with the protein MPTIYDFSVTKTSGERFPLYQYEGKPVLIVNTASKCKYTHQFDDMQKLYDRYKEQGLQIIGFPCNQFAEQEPGSSEEAESFCQINYGVKFPMFSKMDVNGEAAHPLYDFLKKSGPFAGFDESDVQAKLLKLMVADKAPEWLHGDAIKWNFTKFLIDAEGNVVKRFEPVDPIDDIQASIEQLL; encoded by the coding sequence ATGCCAACCATCTATGACTTTAGCGTAACCAAAACGAGTGGAGAACGTTTCCCGCTCTATCAATACGAAGGAAAACCTGTACTGATCGTGAATACAGCGAGCAAGTGTAAGTACACGCATCAGTTCGACGATATGCAGAAGCTTTATGACCGATATAAGGAGCAAGGCCTTCAGATCATTGGTTTCCCGTGTAACCAGTTTGCCGAGCAAGAGCCGGGAAGCAGCGAAGAGGCGGAGTCCTTTTGTCAGATTAACTATGGCGTGAAATTCCCCATGTTCTCCAAAATGGATGTCAATGGAGAAGCGGCGCATCCGCTGTATGACTTTTTGAAAAAGTCGGGACCTTTTGCAGGTTTTGACGAGTCAGATGTGCAAGCGAAACTGCTGAAGCTGATGGTGGCGGACAAAGCACCGGAATGGTTGCATGGTGATGCAATCAAATGGAACTTCACAAAGTTTCTGATTGATGCCGAAGGGAATGTTGTTAAACGTTTTGAACCTGTTGATCCGATCGACGACATCCAGGCGAGTATTGAACAGCTGCTGTAA
- a CDS encoding AraC family transcriptional regulator — translation MPSVMQFRDPLEYSYRSTSTYDPGASDGFHSHPQYEVYYFHDGECTYLIGDRVYNLEPGDLVLMHGMTLHRPHPMPGRPYVRTTLHFDPSAIRSSLHPDRVSEVLKPFEELRNCRINLTGNIRSEFEALLLSLHQLTVNPGDFKEERMNVRLCDLLYVIAGICRGRVEDHLPSSEKERHVQHIIGYVETHYMEDIGLDDLASELHLSKPYLAGLFKEMTGSTIFKYVYDRRINQAKLLFQFQPDISVTEASRLAGFKRLSHFSRMFKQSVGCTPDLYRSRIHRTLD, via the coding sequence GTGCCAAGTGTAATGCAATTTCGTGATCCACTGGAATATAGCTATCGCTCCACCAGTACGTATGACCCTGGCGCATCGGACGGATTTCACTCGCATCCCCAATATGAGGTGTACTATTTTCATGATGGCGAATGCACCTATCTGATTGGAGATCGAGTATACAACCTCGAACCGGGTGATCTGGTCCTGATGCATGGCATGACCCTTCATCGGCCACATCCCATGCCAGGCAGACCGTATGTGCGAACGACGCTGCACTTCGATCCCTCGGCCATCCGCAGCAGTCTGCACCCGGACCGGGTGAGCGAAGTGTTAAAGCCGTTCGAAGAACTGAGGAACTGCCGAATCAATCTGACGGGCAATATTCGCTCCGAATTCGAAGCCCTGCTGCTGAGTCTGCATCAGCTTACGGTGAATCCGGGGGATTTCAAAGAGGAACGCATGAACGTTCGTTTATGTGACCTGCTGTATGTTATAGCTGGAATCTGCCGAGGAAGGGTCGAGGACCACCTTCCCTCTTCCGAGAAGGAGCGGCATGTACAGCATATTATTGGATATGTCGAAACCCATTATATGGAGGACATTGGTCTGGATGATCTGGCAAGTGAGCTTCATCTGTCCAAGCCTTATCTGGCAGGGCTGTTTAAAGAAATGACGGGCAGTACCATTTTTAAATATGTGTATGATCGACGCATTAATCAGGCCAAGCTATTATTTCAGTTCCAGCCGGATATCAGCGTGACAGAAGCCAGCCGGTTGGCCGGGTTCAAACGTTTGTCCCATTTCAGCCGAATGTTTAAACAAAGTGTAGGGTGTACACCTGATCTGTATCGCAGTCGTATACACCGAACGCTTGATTAA
- a CDS encoding acyl-[acyl-carrier-protein] thioesterase, with protein sequence MKSEQPFKLDYRIGSADADYRSQCRPSALLEYMQLAADRDLAGMGVTLSQMLDQGLGWMLLTTDVTILRPSRLEEEVSLQTWHKENKGVTWLRDYILTDREETHLAEARTAWALVDLKRRRVVRPSALPFEVKSHPDLSLGESPAKVTVPSELSMQEAYRLTVQYSSTDSNGHMNNARYADVCCDALTLNELAAGMNRLQISYHREIRMQEQMIVERSVVTDGAVWVRGRLAEENESIVFEAKLSLGDFATPPVEELN encoded by the coding sequence ATGAAATCTGAGCAACCATTCAAGCTTGATTACCGAATTGGATCAGCCGATGCCGATTACAGATCACAATGTCGTCCATCTGCCTTGCTGGAATATATGCAGTTGGCAGCAGACCGTGATTTGGCGGGCATGGGTGTTACCTTATCGCAGATGCTGGATCAGGGACTGGGCTGGATGCTTTTAACGACAGATGTAACGATTTTGCGCCCATCCCGATTGGAAGAAGAAGTCTCCTTGCAGACGTGGCATAAAGAAAATAAAGGGGTGACCTGGTTAAGGGATTATATCCTCACAGATCGAGAGGAAACACATCTGGCTGAGGCTCGCACGGCTTGGGCCTTGGTTGATCTTAAGAGGCGCAGAGTCGTTAGACCATCAGCTTTACCTTTTGAAGTGAAATCGCATCCCGATTTATCTTTGGGAGAATCTCCTGCCAAAGTGACGGTTCCCTCTGAACTCAGCATGCAGGAAGCATATCGTCTAACTGTACAATATAGCAGCACAGACAGTAACGGGCATATGAACAATGCCCGGTATGCTGACGTATGTTGTGATGCATTAACACTAAATGAACTGGCCGCAGGTATGAACCGTCTGCAAATATCATATCATCGGGAGATTCGTATGCAGGAGCAGATGATCGTCGAGCGCTCAGTTGTTACGGACGGAGCTGTATGGGTCCGAGGAAGATTGGCTGAAGAGAATGAGAGTATTGTTTTTGAAGCCAAATTGAGTCTTGGGGATTTCGCTACTCCGCCCGTTGAGGAATTAAATTAA
- a CDS encoding FAD-dependent oxidoreductase: protein MKHELVKPDITVIGGGLAGICAAIAAARLGQKVALVQNRPVLGGNSSSEVRVWVCGATAHGINRYARETGIMGELFVENQYRNPEGNPYLWDLVILEAVRAESNISLYLNTDVHEVEATGDGEERMITSVTGWMMGSERKIRFESKIYLDCTGDGLVGFLAGAKFALGREARSEYGEEWAPEVADQITLGSTLLFYTKDTGAPVRYIPPSFAKDITQTSIPIRRVIRSGDSGCHYWWIEWGGEHDTVHDNELIRDELWSVIYGIWDYIKNSGKFDADHMTLEWIGSLPGKREYRRFTGDYVLTQNDIISQREFPDAVAFGGWSIDLHPPQGMYAEASGSKHMHADGVYHVPFRSLYSANVRNMLMAGRDISASHVAFGTTRVMATCAVIGEAAGTGAALCAAMGVSPRELHARHLAALQQTLLRQDASIIGVRSRDELDLARRAQATASSTLTGIALEQPGETYPLGTDVALLLPVHPLLSGLELLLDASNDTELTVELWATGRKENYVPHTLQVTVTVNVTTGVKQWVKLPIEWRPEEPQNAFIIILANEAVTLYHSTEAHSGVLIFFRTEENHVSKNLEDHATDQPVVLWSMQGLARQPFCCRTLSETTAYSPENTVNGYHRPYGGPQQWMSQPMQSGKPEWVQLTWEESQTLSELHLTFNDDVNEDLVNLHHHHTTFRVMPELVRNYRVEVLAQSGEWIEIINVTENRRRKVIHSLDTPVYAQALKVNIDATNGSRYAELIEIRAYGEPTISEFKFR, encoded by the coding sequence ATGAAGCATGAACTCGTTAAACCGGATATCACCGTCATCGGGGGCGGGCTTGCTGGCATATGCGCCGCCATAGCTGCGGCACGACTCGGCCAAAAAGTCGCGTTGGTACAAAATCGTCCTGTACTCGGCGGTAATTCCAGCAGTGAAGTACGCGTATGGGTCTGCGGCGCTACCGCCCACGGGATTAACCGTTATGCCCGCGAGACAGGCATCATGGGGGAACTGTTTGTAGAGAATCAGTATCGTAATCCGGAGGGCAATCCTTATCTCTGGGACTTGGTCATTCTGGAAGCTGTTCGAGCTGAATCCAACATCAGCCTGTATCTGAACACGGATGTCCATGAAGTTGAGGCCACAGGGGATGGCGAAGAACGTATGATCACCTCTGTTACCGGATGGATGATGGGCTCTGAGCGCAAAATCCGATTCGAAAGCAAGATCTATCTGGACTGTACGGGCGATGGACTGGTTGGTTTTCTGGCAGGTGCCAAGTTTGCACTCGGCCGGGAAGCCCGAAGCGAATATGGTGAAGAATGGGCACCGGAGGTGGCCGACCAGATCACGCTGGGCAGTACACTGCTCTTTTATACCAAGGATACGGGTGCCCCCGTCCGCTATATCCCGCCTTCTTTTGCCAAGGATATCACGCAGACAAGTATTCCGATTCGCCGGGTCATTCGCAGCGGGGATTCCGGTTGTCATTATTGGTGGATTGAATGGGGCGGTGAGCATGACACTGTTCATGATAATGAACTGATCCGTGATGAGCTGTGGTCCGTGATCTATGGGATCTGGGACTATATCAAGAACTCCGGCAAGTTCGATGCCGATCATATGACGCTGGAGTGGATTGGTTCTCTGCCTGGCAAAAGGGAGTACCGCCGCTTCACGGGTGACTATGTGCTCACCCAGAACGATATTATCAGCCAGCGGGAGTTCCCGGATGCCGTTGCCTTTGGCGGCTGGTCCATCGACCTACATCCCCCGCAGGGCATGTACGCCGAAGCGAGCGGCTCGAAGCATATGCATGCCGACGGCGTATATCACGTGCCGTTCCGCTCGTTGTATTCCGCCAATGTGCGGAATATGCTCATGGCCGGACGCGACATCAGCGCATCACATGTCGCCTTCGGCACAACGCGCGTCATGGCAACATGCGCGGTCATCGGCGAAGCCGCGGGTACGGGTGCGGCGCTCTGCGCGGCCATGGGGGTGTCGCCGCGCGAGCTGCACGCGAGGCATCTGGCGGCGCTGCAGCAGACGTTGCTGCGGCAGGACGCTTCCATCATCGGCGTGCGCAGCCGCGATGAGCTGGATCTGGCCCGGCGTGCCCAGGCTACAGCCTCCAGCACGCTGACGGGCATCGCTCTTGAGCAGCCTGGCGAGACGTACCCGCTGGGTACGGATGTTGCCCTGCTGCTGCCTGTGCATCCATTGCTCAGCGGCCTGGAGCTGCTGCTGGATGCATCTAACGATACCGAGCTGACGGTAGAGCTGTGGGCTACGGGGCGTAAGGAAAATTACGTCCCGCATACGTTACAAGTTACGGTGACTGTTAACGTTACAACAGGGGTGAAGCAGTGGGTGAAGCTTCCGATCGAATGGCGACCAGAAGAACCGCAAAATGCTTTTATAATCATCCTGGCGAATGAAGCCGTCACCCTCTACCATTCCACGGAAGCACACAGCGGCGTACTGATCTTCTTCAGAACAGAAGAGAACCATGTGTCCAAAAATCTGGAGGATCACGCCACAGATCAGCCTGTCGTCTTGTGGTCCATGCAGGGGTTGGCGCGTCAGCCATTCTGCTGTCGTACCCTTTCTGAGACAACGGCCTATTCACCAGAAAACACAGTCAACGGTTATCATCGCCCTTACGGCGGGCCACAGCAGTGGATGTCCCAACCGATGCAGTCTGGCAAGCCGGAATGGGTGCAACTGACATGGGAAGAGTCACAAACCTTGTCTGAACTGCACTTAACGTTCAATGATGATGTGAATGAGGATCTGGTTAATTTGCACCACCATCATACGACATTCCGCGTCATGCCTGAACTTGTGCGCAATTATCGAGTTGAGGTACTCGCTCAGTCTGGCGAGTGGATCGAGATTATAAACGTAACGGAAAACCGCAGAAGAAAAGTCATTCATTCCTTAGATACACCTGTGTATGCACAGGCGCTTAAGGTAAACATCGATGCCACCAATGGCAGCAGGTACGCAGAGTTGATTGAGATTCGGGCGTATGGGGAGCCAACAATCTCCGAATTTAAATTTAGGTAG
- a CDS encoding helix-turn-helix domain-containing protein, which produces MELLNHIYWKKKAEFALAEDIYDAWVVFAVEEGVFRYEIDGQTGEAGFADLVLCPPHVPFRRETVTPLTFHYMLFRCDSTDAVNLLPTIGKSLINDTKRLASTYAYLRLASEDNDEATTGWKTHLMMDLWRLYQWERRQSRLIETKFTEDALMAEAAVLLEEWAGEAVSLRTLAEHLALSPVQLTRRFREAFQETPSDYLKAIRLKKAKALLADSRLTLTQIAERCGYENGFYLSRVFSSTIGISPSEYRRRHQV; this is translated from the coding sequence ATGGAGCTTCTTAATCACATCTACTGGAAGAAGAAAGCAGAATTTGCTCTGGCAGAAGATATCTACGACGCTTGGGTTGTCTTTGCCGTGGAAGAGGGCGTTTTTCGTTACGAGATTGATGGACAGACCGGAGAGGCGGGTTTTGCTGATCTGGTGTTGTGCCCACCCCACGTTCCTTTTCGCAGAGAAACGGTAACCCCGCTGACGTTCCACTATATGCTGTTCCGTTGTGACTCTACAGATGCTGTGAACCTCCTGCCGACAATCGGAAAATCCCTCATTAATGATACGAAGCGTCTGGCTTCTACCTATGCCTATCTGCGTTTGGCGAGCGAGGACAACGATGAGGCTACAACAGGATGGAAAACCCATCTGATGATGGATTTGTGGCGGCTGTACCAATGGGAGCGCAGACAGAGCAGACTAATCGAAACGAAGTTCACGGAGGATGCTCTGATGGCTGAAGCGGCAGTGTTGTTGGAAGAGTGGGCTGGAGAGGCAGTGAGTCTTCGAACGTTGGCGGAACATTTGGCGTTGAGTCCGGTCCAGCTTACCCGAAGGTTCCGGGAGGCCTTTCAAGAGACACCATCCGATTATCTGAAAGCGATTCGTCTCAAAAAGGCAAAAGCCTTGCTGGCAGATAGCCGTCTGACCCTGACGCAGATCGCCGAGAGATGCGGATATGAGAACGGATTTTATCTGAGCCGTGTATTTTCGTCTACCATAGGAATAAGCCCCTCGGAATATCGGAGACGACATCAAGTGTAG